One Nocardia iowensis DNA window includes the following coding sequences:
- a CDS encoding HugZ family protein produces the protein MTLDHGDPGDAPSIPQPTAPVANPARPSAAEEARTVAASTNTATLASLSEDGTPWASFVTYGLLDGQPVLCVSRMAEHGRNLAADPRASLAIVAPDLPADPLAGTRITLAGVVEQPVGAEAEAAREAHLAAVPAAKHYIDYSDFSVWVLRVRRVRWVGGYGRMDSATAEQYAQMTPDPIVPVAAGAIAHLNDDHAAALLTMAQALGGYPDATEASCERADRYGLDLRVVTPRGVARTRVGYVAPIDSIDELRAATVELARRSRGMNQTS, from the coding sequence ATGACCCTCGACCATGGTGACCCAGGCGACGCCCCTTCGATTCCGCAGCCGACCGCGCCGGTGGCGAATCCGGCGCGGCCGTCCGCCGCCGAGGAGGCGAGAACGGTTGCCGCGTCGACGAATACCGCGACGCTGGCGAGTTTGAGCGAGGACGGGACGCCGTGGGCGTCGTTCGTGACGTATGGGCTGTTGGACGGTCAGCCGGTGCTGTGTGTCTCCCGGATGGCCGAGCACGGCCGGAATCTGGCCGCCGATCCGCGGGCCAGTCTCGCGATCGTGGCGCCCGACCTGCCAGCGGATCCGCTGGCGGGTACCAGGATCACGCTGGCCGGCGTGGTCGAGCAGCCGGTGGGTGCGGAGGCCGAGGCGGCGCGGGAGGCGCATCTGGCGGCGGTGCCCGCGGCGAAGCATTACATCGACTACAGCGATTTCTCGGTGTGGGTGTTGCGGGTGCGGCGGGTTCGGTGGGTCGGCGGGTATGGGCGGATGGATTCGGCCACTGCGGAGCAGTATGCCCAGATGACGCCGGATCCGATCGTGCCGGTGGCGGCGGGTGCCATCGCGCACCTGAACGACGATCATGCCGCGGCGTTGTTGACGATGGCGCAGGCATTGGGCGGGTATCCGGACGCGACCGAGGCGAGCTGTGAGCGCGCCGACCGGTACGGGTTGGACTTGCGGGTGGTGACGCCGCGCGGAGTGGCGCGGACCAGGGTGGGTTATGTCGCGCCGATCGATTCCATCGACGAATTGCGGGCAGCGACAGTCGAGTTGGCGCGGCGGTCGCGGGGGATGAATCAGACTTCGTAG
- the gloA2 gene encoding SMU1112c/YaeR family gloxylase I-like metalloprotein: MELLGIHHVAVIASDYVRSKRFYTETLGLAVIAEQYQAERRSYKLDLAIPGGSRIELFSFPDPPDRASWPEAAGLRHLAFAVRDVAATLAELAAKGVRTEQLRVDEVTGKRMAFFFDPDELPLELYEV, translated from the coding sequence GTGGAACTCCTAGGTATTCATCACGTGGCGGTCATCGCCTCCGACTATGTGCGGTCCAAGCGGTTCTACACCGAGACGCTCGGGCTCGCGGTGATCGCCGAGCAGTACCAGGCCGAACGCCGCTCCTACAAGCTGGATCTGGCCATCCCGGGTGGGAGCCGGATCGAACTGTTCTCCTTCCCCGACCCGCCCGACCGCGCCAGCTGGCCGGAGGCGGCGGGGCTGCGGCATCTGGCGTTCGCGGTCCGCGACGTCGCCGCGACCCTCGCCGAGCTGGCCGCCAAGGGTGTCCGCACCGAGCAACTGCGCGTCGACGAGGTCACCGGCAAGCGGATGGCGTTCTTCTTCGACCCCGACGAACTGCCCCTCGAACTCTACGAAGTCTGA
- a CDS encoding TetR family transcriptional regulator: MLIADSRASLLDAGERLIAERGVDVPLREIAAAAGQRNNSAVHYYFDSRHGLIEAIVERRMNWLEERRMHLLATHEADGTAHDINTLVAMLVAPILELITQDEVTHYGRFLEVVRAHPVVADPRRLAGADRAAVRIIATRLAAALPHLAPRRRRQRLETMATVMFALIADYERGLEAGVRKPHPDDAAEITDMIVAMLTVPTGRRR, from the coding sequence ATGCTCATCGCCGATTCGCGCGCCTCTCTGCTCGACGCGGGGGAGCGACTCATCGCCGAGCGGGGAGTCGACGTACCCCTGCGGGAGATCGCCGCGGCAGCGGGCCAGCGCAACAACTCCGCGGTGCACTACTACTTCGACTCCCGTCACGGCCTGATCGAAGCCATCGTCGAGCGCCGGATGAACTGGCTCGAAGAACGCCGCATGCACCTGCTCGCCACCCACGAGGCCGACGGCACCGCCCACGACATCAACACCCTGGTCGCCATGCTCGTCGCCCCGATCCTCGAACTCATCACCCAGGACGAGGTGACCCACTACGGCCGCTTCCTGGAAGTGGTCCGCGCCCACCCCGTCGTCGCCGACCCCCGCCGCCTCGCGGGCGCCGACCGCGCCGCCGTGCGCATCATCGCCACCCGACTCGCCGCCGCCTTACCCCACCTCGCACCGCGCAGGCGCCGCCAACGCCTGGAGACCATGGCCACCGTCATGTTCGCCCTCATCGCCGACTACGAGCGCGGCCTCGAAGCGGGCGTCCGCAAACCACACCCCGACGACGCCGCCGAGATCACCGACATGATCGTCGCCATGCTCACCGTGCCCACCGGCCGTCGCCGCTGA
- a CDS encoding VOC family protein, with amino-acid sequence MIASGPIFQLCWVVRDMGAAQRQFTERYGVAKWFTIPDVHFGPEVCELRGAPADYTITVGLGYAGGQQLELIEPRGGNSLYAEHLARVGPGLHHAAWVPEDYDGALDEARAAGIEVVAQGKFADVGMEFAYLDGGPIGSYIELLRLSDDMKAMFDALIPEGFANPWQ; translated from the coding sequence ATGATCGCGAGCGGGCCGATTTTTCAGCTGTGCTGGGTGGTGCGCGATATGGGCGCGGCGCAGCGGCAGTTCACCGAGCGGTACGGGGTGGCGAAGTGGTTCACGATCCCGGACGTGCACTTCGGGCCGGAGGTGTGCGAATTGCGGGGTGCGCCAGCTGATTACACGATTACGGTGGGGCTCGGATATGCGGGTGGGCAGCAGTTGGAGTTGATCGAACCGCGGGGTGGGAACAGTTTGTACGCCGAGCATCTCGCACGAGTGGGACCCGGACTCCATCATGCGGCGTGGGTGCCCGAGGACTACGACGGGGCACTCGACGAGGCGCGTGCGGCGGGTATCGAGGTGGTGGCGCAAGGGAAGTTCGCGGATGTGGGGATGGAGTTCGCCTATCTCGACGGCGGGCCGATCGGCTCGTACATCGAGCTGTTGCGGCTGTCCGACGACATGAAGGCGATGTTCGACGCGCTGATCCCGGAAGGTTTCGCCAACCCATGGCAGTAG
- a CDS encoding TIGR03619 family F420-dependent LLM class oxidoreductase, translating to MRFTYAETMTNPAYYLPLARAAEEAGYSTMAVADSIAYPRDSDAKYPYTPDGSREFLEDKPFIEAFVLSAAMAAVTTTLRFTPFVLKLPIRPPVLVAKQAASVAALSGNRFGLGVGISPWPDDFEIMDVPFDKRGARMDECIDIVRGLTAGGYFEFHGEFYDIPPIKISPVPTEPVPILIGGHSKPALRRAAQRGDGWMHAGGDGAELDRLLAELAALRAEYGTREDFEVHVISLDGFTVDGIKRLEDKGVTDVIVGFRLPYTLEQDTEPLDTKIANLSRFADNVIARTNR from the coding sequence ATGCGCTTCACCTATGCCGAGACGATGACGAACCCGGCGTACTACCTGCCACTGGCCCGCGCCGCCGAGGAGGCAGGGTATTCGACGATGGCGGTCGCGGATAGCATCGCCTATCCGCGCGACTCCGACGCCAAGTACCCATACACCCCCGACGGGAGCCGAGAGTTTCTGGAGGACAAACCGTTTATCGAAGCGTTCGTGCTCAGCGCGGCGATGGCGGCGGTGACCACGACGCTGCGGTTCACCCCGTTCGTGCTGAAGCTGCCGATTCGCCCACCGGTACTGGTCGCCAAACAGGCCGCCTCGGTGGCCGCGTTGAGTGGCAATCGGTTCGGGCTTGGCGTCGGAATCAGTCCGTGGCCGGACGATTTCGAGATCATGGACGTACCGTTCGACAAGCGCGGCGCGCGAATGGACGAGTGCATCGACATCGTGCGCGGACTCACCGCGGGCGGGTACTTCGAGTTCCACGGCGAGTTCTACGACATCCCACCGATCAAGATCAGCCCGGTACCGACCGAACCGGTGCCGATCCTCATCGGCGGACACAGCAAACCCGCCCTGCGACGCGCGGCACAACGCGGCGACGGCTGGATGCACGCCGGTGGCGACGGGGCCGAACTCGACCGGCTACTGGCCGAATTGGCTGCCCTGCGCGCCGAATACGGAACCCGCGAGGACTTCGAGGTACACGTGATCTCACTCGACGGGTTCACCGTCGACGGAATCAAGCGGTTGGAAGACAAGGGCGTCACCGACGTCATCGTCGGCTTCCGCCTCCCCTACACCCTCGAACAAGACACCGAACCCCTCGACACGAAGATCGCCAATCTCTCCCGCTTCGCCGACAACGTCATCGCCCGAACCAACAGGTGA
- a CDS encoding fructosamine kinase family protein, with product MPKLLPEVLAADDRMIVLPWLDDSGPSATTADKFGRELAALHTNSPGEFGAPWPGWIADLPLDNTPSPGPWAQWYAERRLAPYLPDAATHLGQDGIRLLEQVIDRIDTLAGPPEPPARIHGDLWSGNIVWTADRAMLIDPSAHGGHRETDLALLALFGAPHLDRIRAAYHETHPLADGWRTRIPLHQLHHLLVHVILFGPSYRSQTLAAAKAALAG from the coding sequence GTGCCGAAACTCCTCCCCGAAGTGCTGGCCGCCGACGATCGGATGATCGTGTTGCCCTGGCTGGACGACAGCGGACCCAGCGCGACCACTGCCGACAAGTTCGGGCGGGAACTGGCGGCGCTGCATACGAATTCGCCCGGCGAGTTCGGCGCGCCCTGGCCCGGCTGGATCGCCGACCTGCCCCTGGACAACACACCCTCGCCCGGACCGTGGGCACAGTGGTACGCCGAACGACGACTCGCGCCCTATCTCCCCGATGCCGCCACCCACCTGGGCCAGGACGGAATCCGCTTGCTGGAGCAGGTGATCGACCGCATCGACACCCTGGCGGGCCCACCCGAACCACCCGCCCGCATCCACGGCGACCTATGGTCTGGCAACATCGTCTGGACCGCCGACCGCGCCATGCTCATCGATCCCTCCGCTCATGGCGGACACCGCGAAACGGACTTGGCCCTGCTGGCTCTCTTCGGCGCCCCGCACCTGGACCGAATCCGTGCCGCTTACCACGAAACCCACCCCCTCGCCGACGGCTGGCGCACCCGCATCCCCCTCCACCAACTACACCACCTCCTCGTCCACGTGATCCTCTTCGGCCCCAGCTACCGCTCCCAAACCCTCGCCGCCGCCAAAGCCGCCCTCGCCGGCTAG
- a CDS encoding helix-turn-helix domain-containing protein → MSTQTAGDLLRHWRLERRLSQLELAGRAETSARHLSFIETGRATPSRTMLVHLSEHLEIPLRERNRLLLAAGYAPAYAEPALDTPAMDAVRSAMRQILVGHQPYPALAIDQSWNMIDANAGVALLLPDIDPALLTPPANALRLSLHPDGMAGHIVNLAEWRGHVFARLSRQIEVTGSPELMELRDELRAYPGGEIDPALPEPDQSVVPLRLLRDGHELSFLSVTTVFGTPMNVTVAELAIESFFPADEDTMKRLTVPTP, encoded by the coding sequence GTGAGTACGCAAACAGCCGGTGATCTGCTGCGACATTGGCGGCTCGAGCGCAGGCTCAGTCAGTTGGAGTTGGCGGGGCGCGCCGAGACGTCGGCCCGTCATCTCAGTTTCATCGAGACCGGTCGAGCCACGCCGAGCCGGACCATGCTGGTGCACCTGAGCGAGCACCTGGAAATCCCACTACGCGAACGCAATCGGCTGCTCCTGGCGGCGGGGTACGCACCCGCCTACGCGGAACCCGCCCTCGACACACCGGCGATGGACGCGGTCCGGAGCGCGATGCGGCAGATCCTCGTCGGCCACCAGCCGTATCCGGCGCTGGCCATCGATCAGAGCTGGAACATGATCGACGCCAACGCCGGCGTCGCGCTGCTACTGCCCGACATCGACCCCGCGCTGCTGACCCCACCCGCGAACGCCCTCCGGCTCAGCCTGCACCCCGACGGCATGGCAGGCCACATCGTCAACCTGGCCGAATGGCGCGGGCACGTGTTCGCGCGGCTGTCCCGCCAGATCGAAGTCACCGGCTCACCCGAGCTGATGGAGTTGCGCGACGAACTCCGCGCCTATCCCGGCGGTGAGATCGACCCTGCGCTACCGGAGCCCGACCAGTCCGTCGTCCCGCTGCGCCTGCTCCGCGACGGCCACGAGCTGTCTTTCCTCAGCGTCACCACGGTCTTCGGCACGCCCATGAACGTGACCGTTGCCGAACTCGCCATCGAATCGTTCTTCCCCGCCGACGAGGACACCATGAAGCGCCTCACCGTCCCGACCCCATGA
- a CDS encoding thioesterase family protein, protein MTTTADFLFDGDTASDPAGEHEYALTLPDRWTTFIGTVNGGYMLASCLQALRRELPQPDLLSASAHYLRPGTPGPARISTDVARIGRRTATGQASLFRDDREILRVLATFTDLAAADGPTLVRGEPPALPAPEQCIDPTGEFPGDRPEISRRVEFRMAEVPGFWRGNPGGVPAAEFWMRFADGRDPDPIALALLVDSAAPIIFELGVSGSSTIELSVHIRHRPAPGWLACRVSTNYLIDGFHEEDFEIWDSTGTLVAQSRQLAIVSP, encoded by the coding sequence ATGACTACTACGGCGGATTTCTTGTTCGATGGGGATACGGCGAGTGATCCGGCTGGGGAGCACGAGTATGCGCTGACCTTGCCGGATCGGTGGACGACGTTTATCGGCACGGTCAATGGCGGGTATATGCTGGCGAGCTGCCTGCAGGCGCTTCGGCGGGAACTTCCGCAGCCGGACCTGTTGTCCGCGTCGGCGCACTACCTGCGGCCTGGCACTCCGGGGCCGGCGCGGATCAGCACCGACGTTGCTCGCATCGGGCGGCGCACCGCGACCGGGCAGGCGTCCCTGTTTCGGGACGATCGCGAAATCCTGCGTGTGCTGGCGACTTTCACCGATCTGGCGGCAGCTGACGGGCCGACACTCGTCCGGGGCGAACCGCCCGCCCTGCCCGCGCCGGAGCAGTGCATCGACCCCACCGGCGAATTCCCCGGCGACCGTCCTGAGATTTCGCGGCGGGTGGAGTTCCGCATGGCCGAGGTTCCGGGCTTCTGGCGCGGCAACCCCGGCGGTGTCCCCGCCGCGGAGTTCTGGATGCGCTTCGCCGACGGCCGCGACCCCGACCCGATCGCTCTCGCGCTACTCGTGGACTCCGCCGCCCCGATCATTTTCGAGCTCGGCGTCTCCGGCTCGTCCACCATCGAATTGTCCGTCCACATTCGCCACCGTCCGGCGCCGGGATGGCTGGCCTGCCGCGTCTCCACCAACTACCTGATCGACGGCTTCCATGAGGAAGACTTCGAAATCTGGGACAGCACAGGAACTTTGGTCGCGCAGTCGCGTCAACTGGCCATCGTCTCGCCGTAA
- a CDS encoding LOG family protein codes for MCGPSECSAMEGEQARRVGRLLGEAGVTVLCGGGGGVMAAVAEGASSAGGLVVGVRPDNDRGAVCAGLSAVLFTNMGEARNAILVESADAVIIIGGSWGTLSELALARHRRGIPVISLGGWQLLDADGNPLEATVSAIDPADAVSRALATG; via the coding sequence GTGTGTGGCCCGAGTGAGTGCAGTGCAATGGAGGGTGAGCAGGCGCGGCGGGTGGGGCGGCTGTTGGGGGAGGCCGGGGTGACGGTGCTGTGTGGGGGCGGGGGTGGTGTGATGGCGGCGGTGGCCGAAGGGGCATCGAGTGCGGGCGGGCTCGTGGTCGGGGTGCGGCCGGATAACGATCGGGGTGCGGTGTGCGCGGGGTTGTCGGCGGTGCTGTTCACCAATATGGGTGAGGCGCGCAATGCGATCCTGGTGGAGTCGGCGGACGCGGTGATCATCATCGGCGGATCCTGGGGCACGCTGTCCGAACTCGCCCTGGCCCGGCACCGCCGCGGTATCCCCGTGATCTCACTCGGCGGCTGGCAATTACTCGACGCCGACGGAAACCCACTGGAGGCAACAGTTTCCGCCATCGACCCCGCCGACGCCGTCTCCCGCGCACTGGCGACCGGCTGA
- a CDS encoding alpha/beta fold hydrolase, with translation MAFVLGLRERKKLATREALALAALRLAVERGLDDVLVEDIAAAAGVSPRTFNNYFASKYEAVCSVAVDRVRRIADNLRARPSTEALWPAVIHAVLDEFRDAETPDPAWTAGVRLITGAPALQGEYRKAQAVIEAALAQAIAERTGRDLGTDMFPQIMAGAVAAALQVAIDRWVDADPPVPVLPVIREALRQLSLLPGAFPMNVPTQHTLEVPGATLHYEIRGDGPLLLLIPGANGDTDVFDALAERLADRYTVVAYDRRGFARSPLAGPPQDRLATDGADAAALLTHLADRPAHVLGSSSGAIVALELLSKHPELVQTLVAHEPPLATLLPDSDTWLEFFDSIYRTSRTDGMMPAMGAFAEGIGLRMEAPQTADLTPESAEALLARIHQNIHFWMEHELRQYIRYTPDLTALRQSVNKLVLGIGHDSKDTFPARPNTVLAEELGPEVVEFPGDHIGYVNAADGFAAQLDELLARRAARTAP, from the coding sequence ATGGCATTCGTACTCGGCCTGCGGGAGCGCAAGAAGCTGGCTACGCGAGAGGCGCTGGCTTTGGCGGCGCTGCGGCTGGCGGTCGAGCGTGGATTGGATGACGTGCTGGTCGAGGACATAGCCGCGGCGGCGGGTGTTTCGCCGCGGACGTTCAACAACTACTTCGCCAGCAAGTACGAGGCGGTCTGTTCGGTCGCGGTGGATCGGGTACGCCGGATCGCGGACAACCTACGTGCGCGGCCGAGCACGGAAGCGCTGTGGCCCGCGGTCATCCACGCCGTGCTCGACGAGTTCCGCGACGCCGAAACACCCGATCCCGCCTGGACGGCAGGGGTACGGCTGATCACCGGCGCACCCGCGCTACAGGGTGAATATCGCAAGGCGCAGGCCGTGATCGAGGCGGCGCTCGCCCAAGCCATCGCCGAGCGCACCGGCCGCGACCTCGGCACCGACATGTTCCCGCAGATCATGGCGGGAGCTGTCGCGGCAGCACTACAGGTGGCCATCGATCGGTGGGTCGATGCCGACCCGCCGGTTCCCGTGCTGCCCGTGATCCGAGAGGCGTTGCGGCAGCTGTCCCTTCTCCCAGGAGCGTTCCCCATGAATGTCCCCACCCAGCACACCCTTGAAGTCCCCGGCGCGACCCTCCACTACGAGATCCGCGGCGACGGACCGCTGCTGCTGCTGATCCCCGGTGCCAACGGCGACACGGACGTGTTCGACGCACTCGCCGAACGTCTCGCCGACCGCTACACGGTGGTCGCCTACGATCGGCGCGGCTTCGCCCGCAGTCCGCTCGCCGGGCCGCCGCAAGACCGGCTGGCCACCGACGGCGCCGACGCCGCCGCGCTGCTCACCCACCTCGCCGACCGGCCTGCCCACGTGCTCGGCAGCAGCTCAGGTGCGATCGTGGCGCTCGAACTGCTCAGCAAGCACCCCGAATTGGTGCAGACCCTGGTGGCGCACGAACCGCCGCTGGCGACGCTACTGCCCGACTCCGACACGTGGTTGGAGTTCTTCGACAGCATTTACCGCACGAGCCGTACCGACGGCATGATGCCGGCGATGGGCGCCTTCGCCGAGGGCATCGGCCTTCGGATGGAGGCGCCGCAGACCGCGGATCTGACCCCGGAGAGCGCCGAGGCGTTGCTTGCCCGGATCCACCAGAACATCCACTTCTGGATGGAGCACGAGCTGCGCCAATACATCCGCTACACACCGGATCTCACGGCCCTTCGGCAATCTGTCAACAAGCTCGTGCTCGGTATCGGGCACGACTCGAAAGACACCTTCCCCGCCCGGCCGAACACCGTCCTCGCCGAGGAACTCGGACCCGAGGTCGTCGAATTCCCCGGCGACCACATCGGGTACGTCAACGCGGCCGATGGATTCGCCGCGCAATTGGATGAGCTCCTCGCCCGGCGCGCCGCGCGAACCGCACCGTGA
- a CDS encoding HAMP domain-containing sensor histidine kinase, which yields MLCAGGIAFGFFRVKIGWLPPKTTVAAVVIALVTSQFLAHGITRPLREMTAAAKRMAQGDYTRRVRASSRDEVGQLAEAFNQMAADLAAADQQRRDLIANVSHELRTPITALNAVLENLVDGVSEPDPKTLRTALAQTERLSLLVSELLDLSSIEAGAFPLDRERLEVTPLLAEVVAESEVAAAALGRGVRFTTDVQPSTASVFADRARLHQVLLNLLDNAARHGPAGGEVHVRARRHPGQLVIEVADDGPGIPPAERARVFDRFTRGGRTAGGGTGLGLAISRWIVDLHGGTIAVADPGSRIRVVLPDH from the coding sequence ATGTTGTGTGCAGGCGGGATCGCGTTCGGGTTCTTCCGGGTCAAGATCGGCTGGTTGCCTCCGAAAACGACGGTCGCTGCGGTGGTAATCGCACTGGTGACCTCGCAGTTCCTGGCGCACGGCATCACCAGGCCGCTGCGTGAGATGACAGCGGCGGCCAAGCGGATGGCGCAAGGTGACTACACCCGGCGGGTGCGCGCCAGTTCCCGGGACGAGGTCGGGCAGCTGGCCGAGGCGTTCAACCAGATGGCCGCGGATCTGGCGGCCGCCGATCAACAACGCCGCGACCTCATCGCGAACGTCTCGCACGAATTGCGCACGCCGATCACCGCCCTGAACGCGGTGCTGGAGAACCTGGTGGACGGTGTCTCCGAACCGGACCCGAAGACATTGCGCACCGCGCTCGCCCAGACCGAACGGTTGAGCCTGCTCGTCTCCGAACTGCTCGACCTGTCCAGCATCGAGGCGGGCGCTTTCCCGCTCGACCGCGAAAGGCTGGAGGTCACACCGCTGTTGGCCGAGGTCGTGGCCGAGTCCGAAGTCGCCGCGGCGGCACTCGGCCGCGGCGTCCGGTTCACGACCGACGTGCAACCGAGCACGGCAAGCGTATTCGCAGACCGTGCGCGATTGCATCAGGTGTTGCTCAACCTGCTCGACAACGCCGCACGGCACGGCCCGGCAGGCGGCGAGGTCCACGTCAGGGCACGCAGGCACCCCGGCCAACTGGTGATCGAGGTGGCCGACGACGGCCCCGGCATCCCACCGGCCGAACGCGCCCGCGTCTTCGACCGTTTCACTCGCGGCGGCCGCACCGCAGGCGGCGGCACCGGCCTCGGCCTCGCCATCTCCCGCTGGATCGTCGACTTGCACGGCGGCACCATCGCCGTAGCCGACCCCGGTTCCCGCATCCGCGTGGTCCTACCCGACCACTGA
- a CDS encoding response regulator transcription factor yields the protein MEQNGAAGGPAARRILVVDDEVTIAESVAARLRAEGFTVDVAHDGPGAVAAASAIAPDLVVLDVMLPGFDGLEVCRRIQAERSVPVLMLTARTDETDQLVGLGVGADDYLTKPFSLRVLTARVHALLRRMDRAADRDGDTIIVGDLRIDVDQRRVWRADVEAQLTPLEFDLLARLARRPRVVLARERLLEEVWDWADAAGTRAVDSHVKALRRKLGADLIRTVHGVGYALEAR from the coding sequence ATGGAGCAGAACGGAGCGGCTGGGGGACCGGCCGCGCGGCGGATTCTGGTGGTGGATGACGAAGTGACCATCGCGGAGTCTGTGGCCGCGCGGCTGCGCGCCGAGGGGTTCACGGTGGATGTGGCGCACGATGGGCCTGGTGCTGTGGCGGCCGCGTCGGCGATTGCGCCTGACCTGGTGGTGCTGGATGTGATGTTGCCGGGTTTCGACGGCCTCGAGGTGTGCAGGCGGATCCAAGCGGAGCGTTCGGTTCCGGTGCTGATGCTGACCGCACGCACCGACGAAACCGACCAACTCGTCGGGCTCGGCGTCGGCGCGGACGACTACCTGACCAAGCCGTTCTCTTTGCGCGTCCTCACCGCTCGCGTGCACGCACTGCTGCGCCGCATGGACCGCGCCGCCGACCGCGACGGCGACACCATCATCGTCGGCGACCTGCGCATCGACGTAGACCAGCGCCGCGTCTGGCGTGCCGACGTCGAAGCCCAGCTCACCCCCCTCGAATTCGACCTACTCGCCCGGCTGGCCCGCCGCCCCCGCGTGGTCCTGGCCCGCGAACGTCTGCTCGAAGAGGTGTGGGACTGGGCCGACGCCGCAGGCACCCGCGCCGTCGACAGCCACGTAAAGGCATTGCGCCGCAAGCTCGGCGCCGACCTGATCCGCACGGTGCATGGCGTGGGCTACGCACTGGAGGCGCGATGA